A single region of the Granulicella aggregans genome encodes:
- a CDS encoding AraC family transcriptional regulator has protein sequence MDPITDIFKTMHVTAFGLHRLEATAPWGVKQENEAEEDVTSSGRKTLPTDLAHFAMLSRGNCWLSVKGVPEPIPLTGGDCFLLARGTSIVLRDSPQTRPRWSFREIGASANGNVALCGGGGAPTTIVCGSLSFDRAGLKPITQLLPSFILIKADQARTLALHTTMLALASEMAEQAPGSEVVATRLAEVLFIQALRAHIASEVEWHNQGWLRAIFDPQVGAALSAVHDSVSTPWTVESLAAAAGMSRSAFAIRFKELLGQTPLEYVTEWRMQKAMQLLQQRDKKLIDVARLVGYDSDAAFSKAFKRVVGSNPGEYLKRGYPKPRREPAD, from the coding sequence CTGGATCCGATAACCGACATCTTTAAAACGATGCACGTCACTGCCTTCGGTCTGCACAGGCTCGAAGCCACAGCCCCTTGGGGCGTGAAACAGGAAAATGAGGCCGAAGAAGATGTCACGTCTTCGGGCAGAAAGACACTCCCCACAGATCTGGCGCACTTCGCTATGCTTTCGCGCGGCAACTGCTGGCTGAGTGTGAAAGGGGTTCCCGAGCCGATCCCCCTCACCGGTGGAGATTGCTTCTTGCTGGCCCGGGGGACTTCGATTGTCCTGCGTGACAGCCCGCAAACACGTCCGAGATGGAGTTTCCGCGAGATCGGCGCCAGTGCCAACGGCAATGTCGCTCTTTGTGGAGGTGGCGGCGCGCCGACGACCATCGTCTGTGGCTCCCTGAGCTTCGACCGCGCCGGTCTGAAGCCAATCACTCAACTCTTGCCGAGCTTCATTCTGATTAAGGCCGATCAGGCCCGCACGCTTGCTCTTCACACCACGATGCTGGCGCTGGCATCAGAGATGGCGGAGCAGGCACCGGGATCGGAAGTCGTCGCGACACGGCTGGCCGAGGTTTTGTTCATTCAGGCACTCAGGGCGCATATCGCGTCGGAGGTGGAGTGGCACAATCAAGGCTGGCTTCGTGCCATCTTCGATCCTCAAGTTGGCGCTGCCTTGAGTGCCGTTCACGACAGTGTGAGTACACCCTGGACGGTCGAATCCCTGGCTGCCGCAGCGGGCATGTCCCGCTCCGCGTTCGCAATCCGTTTCAAGGAGCTGCTCGGACAAACACCGCTGGAATATGTAACCGAGTGGCGGATGCAGAAGGCGATGCAGCTACTCCAGCAGCGTGACAAGAAGCTCATAGACGTCGCCCGGTTGGTCGGTTACGACTCCGACGCTGCGTTCAGTAAGGCGTTCAAGCGAGTTGTCGGATCCAACCCTGGGGAATATCTCAAACGTGGCTATCCAAAGCCGAGGCGCGAACCAGCCGATTGA